In Eubalaena glacialis isolate mEubGla1 chromosome 3, mEubGla1.1.hap2.+ XY, whole genome shotgun sequence, the following are encoded in one genomic region:
- the POU3F1 gene encoding POU domain, class 3, transcription factor 1 — translation MATTAQYLPRGPGGGAGGTGPLMHPDAAAAAAAAAAAERLHAGAAYREVQKLMHHEWLGAGAGHPVGLAHPQWLPTGGGGGGDWAGGPHLEHGKAGGGSAGRADDGGGGGGFHARLVHQGAAHAGAAWAQGGTAHHLGPAMSPSPAAGGGHQPQPLGLYAQAAYPGGGGSGLAGMLAAGGGGAGPGLHHALHEDGHEAQLEPSPPPHLGAHGHAHGHAHAGGLHAAAAHLHPGAGGGGSSVGEHSDEDAPSSDDLEQFAKQFKQRRIKLGFTQADVGLALGTLYGNVFSQTTICRFEALQLSFKNMCKLKPLLNKWLEETDSSSGSPTNLDKIAAQGRKRKKRTSIEVGVKGALESHFLKCPKPSAHEITGLADSLQLEKEVVRVWFCNRRQKEKRMTPAAGAGHPPMDDVYAPGELGPGGGGASPPSAPPPAALHHHHHTLPGSVQ, via the coding sequence aTGGCCACCACCGCGCAGTACTTGCCGCGGGGCCCCGGCGGCGGAGCCGGGGGCACGGGACCGCTTATGCATCCGGATGCcgcggcggcagcggcagcggcggcggcagccGAGCGGCTGCACGCGGGGGCCGCGTACCGCGAAGTGCAGAAGCTGATGCACCACGAGTGGCTGGGCGCGGGCGCGGGCCACCCCGTGGGCCTAGCGCACCCGCAGTGGCTACCCacgggaggaggcggcggcggcgactgGGCCGGCGGCCCGCACCTGGAACACGGCAAGGCGGGCGGCGGCAGCGCCGGCCGAGCCGACgacggtggcggcggcggcggtttCCACGCGCGCCTGGTGCACCAGGGGGCGGCCCACGCGGGCGCGGCATGGGCGCAGGGCGGCACGGCACACCACTTGGGCCCGGCCATGTCGCCGTCGCCGGCGGCCGGCGGGGGCCACCAGCCCCAACCGCTCGGGCTGTACGCGCAGGCGGCCTACCCGGGGGGCGGCGGCAGCGGCCTGGCCGGAATGctggcggcgggcggcggcggcgcggggccgGGCCTGCACCACGCGCTGCACGAGGACGGCCACGAGGCTCAGCTGGAGCCGTCGCCTCCGCCGCACCTGGGCGCCCACGGACACGCACACGGACATGCACATGCCGGCGGCCTGCACGCGGCAGCGGCGCACCTGCACCCGGGCGCGGGCGGCGGTGGCTCGTCGGTGGGCGAGCACTCGGACGAGGACGCGCCCAGCTCGGACGACCTGGAGCAGTTCGCCAAGCAGTTCAAGCAGCGGCGCATCAAGCTGGGCTTCACGCAGGCCGACGTGGGGCTGGCGCTGGGCACGCTGTACGGTAACGTGTTCTCGCAGACCACCATCTGCCGCTTCGAGGCCCTGCAGCTGAGCTTCAAGAACATGTGCAAGCTCAAGCCGCTGCTCAACAAGTGGCTGGAGGAGACCGACTCGTCCAGCGGCAGCCCCACCAACCTGGACAAGATCGCGGCGCAGGGCCGCAAGCGCAAGAAGCGCACGTCCATCGAGGTGGGGGTCAAAGGCGCGCTCGAGAGCCACTTTCTCAAGTGCCCCAAGCCCTCGGCGCACGAGATCACAGGCTTGGCCGACAGCCTGCAGCTGGAGAAGGAGGTGGTGCGCGTCTGGTTCTGCAACCGGCGGCAGAAGGAGAAGCGCATGACCCCGGCGGCCGGCGCCGGCCACCCGCCCATGGACGACGTGTACGCACCCGGCGAGCTGGGGCCGGGCGGGGGCGGTGCGTCGCCGCCCTCGGCGCCCCCGCCGGCCGCgctgcaccaccaccaccacacactgCCCGGCTCCGTGCAGTGA